A genomic segment from Vidua macroura isolate BioBank_ID:100142 chromosome Z, ASM2450914v1, whole genome shotgun sequence encodes:
- the LOC128822356 gene encoding serine/threonine-protein kinase PAK 3-like: MCLAVAIKKINLQELRKKELKVNELMLMKPNKNPNLVNYLDSYRVDGQLWLVMEYMDGGTLSDVISETHLSEDEMAAISRECLQGLDFLHSNLVIHRDVKSSNILLRTDGSVKLADSGLFVQLTPEQSRRSSVASISGWMAPEVVTGQPCGPKVDIWSLGIVGIEMAEGEVPYWNETPVSPQLLIAIRGTPKLRQPNRFSSSLRNFLRHCLRTDAARRWSAKELLQHPFVTSAKPASTLVPLINSVKKEKKKKTRI; encoded by the exons ATGTGCCTTGCG gtggccataaagaaaataaatctccaagaactgaggaagaaggaactaaaAGTCAATGAACTCATGCTCATGAAGCCAAATAAGAATCCCAACCTGGTCAACTATTTAGACAG ctaccgtgtggatgggcagctctggctggtcatggagtacatggacggaggcactctgagcgatgtcatcagcgagacccacctgtctgaagacgagatggcagccatcagtcgggag tgcctgcaaggcctggattttcttcactcgaACCTCGTGATCCACcgagatgtgaagagcagcaacatccttctcagaaccgacggctctgtcaagctgg ctgactctggcctctttgttcagctcacccctgagcagagtcgacggagctcagtggccagcatttctgggtggatggcgcctgaagtggtgacaggtcaaccatgtggccccaaagtggacatatggTCTCTTGGAATCGTGGGCATCGAAATGGCAGAAGGAGAAGTTCCTTACTggaatgaaactcctgtttcg cctcaacTCCTGATAGCCATACGAGGGACACCAAAGCTGCGGCAGCCCAACCGATTCTCGTCTTCCCTGCGTAACTTCCTGAGGCACTGCCTGCGGACAGACGCGGCACGGCGCTGGTCtgccaaggagctcctgcag catccatttgtaacaTCAGCCAAGCCAGCGTCCACCCTGGTACCACTCATCaactcagtgaagaaggagaagaagaagaagacaagaATCTAA